From a region of the Helianthus annuus cultivar XRQ/B chromosome 5, HanXRQr2.0-SUNRISE, whole genome shotgun sequence genome:
- the LOC118492236 gene encoding 50S ribosomal subunit assembly factor BipA-like codes for MLTYDGMIVGENSRDTDLDVNPVRNKALTNIRSAGNDENVKLSPPCRMTLEEAIGYVASDELIEMIVTSTGGNTLIKQFHLLSGAGQAITQNNRRIDCWKIYICTW; via the exons ATGCTGACATATGATGGCATGATTGTTGGCGAAAACTCACGAGACACAGATCTTGAT GTTAACCCAGTACGAAACAAGGCACTTACAAATATAAGATCTGCTGGAAATGATGAGAATGTGAAGCTATCACCACCTTGCAGA ATGACACTTGAAGAAGCTATTGGATATGTGGCATCTGATGAGCTAATTGAG ATGATAGTCACATCGACAGGTGGCAACACATTGATTAAGCAGTTCCATTTGTTGAGTGGGGCTGGACAGGCCATAACCCAGAACAATCGCAGAATCGACTGCTGGAAGATTTACATTTGCACGTGGTAA